The following coding sequences are from one Pseudomonas oryzae window:
- a CDS encoding Lrp/AsnC family transcriptional regulator encodes MSLKDISDTGQEHNLSLDRIDQAIIEVLRHNGRITYQKLSELVHLTPRPCLERVRKLERMGVILGYGAIVDLQQVSPGLSLLVLVALSNQSGRAAQKAFEACMRACPQVLECRLISGTFDYSLRMRCRDMEHYRVLTEAWLDNPELHIDKLVAHPELATVKNPAPMPG; translated from the coding sequence ATGAGCCTCAAAGACATCTCCGATACCGGTCAGGAGCACAACCTCAGCCTCGATCGCATCGACCAGGCGATCATCGAGGTGCTGCGCCACAACGGCAGGATCACCTACCAGAAGCTCTCCGAACTGGTGCACCTGACGCCGCGCCCGTGCCTGGAGCGGGTGCGCAAGCTCGAGCGCATGGGGGTGATCCTCGGCTACGGCGCCATCGTCGACCTGCAGCAGGTTTCCCCCGGCCTGTCGCTGCTGGTCCTGGTGGCGCTGTCCAACCAGAGCGGGCGTGCCGCGCAGAAGGCTTTCGAGGCCTGCATGCGCGCCTGCCCGCAGGTGCTCGAGTGCCGGCTCATCAGCGGCACCTTCGACTACAGCCTGCGCATGCGCTGCCGCGACATGGAGCACTACCGGGTGCTGACCGAGGCCTGGCTGGACAATCCCGAGCTGCACATCGACAAGCTGGTCGCCCACCCGGAGCTGGCCACGGTGAAGAATCCGGCTCCGATGCCGGGCTGA